In Panicum virgatum strain AP13 chromosome 4N, P.virgatum_v5, whole genome shotgun sequence, a single window of DNA contains:
- the LOC120671144 gene encoding chitinase CLP-like, whose product MWSSKPFLLAISLCISALSTCTAAGGGKPLVSAVTKDASTSLYTAPLKDGRPLVLDLSGPVISLTTCSSKNGTVTTLSANATDGANPLFPVSFRAAASCGTPPKLPAGAIGVAGLGPSSQSFLAQVARTQKVANKLALCLPSDGKTTSGNSVGVAIFGGGPLIFPDRGDFTTMLAGTAPLRGFNGSPGYYVTATGIAVEQTRIGVSGPLVVGLSSTAPYTALRPDVYAALVRAFDQAATGPNFPWMSRVAAVAPFERCYDSTKLPPTRLGYAVPQIDLNLEGGSTYFLTGGNSMVQVSANTACLGFVRAAGQAPAAVLGGFQMENRLLVLDVEKKQLGFTTFLNAVGLSCSNFNFTLAA is encoded by the coding sequence ATGTGGAGCTCCAAGCCCTTCCTCCTCGCCATCTCCCTCTGCATCTCGGCCCTGTCGACATgcacggcggccggtggcggcaaGCCCCTGGTCTCCGCCGTCACCAAGGACGCGTCGACGTCCCTCTACACGGCGCCGCTTAAGGACGGCCGCCCGCTGGTCCTCGACCTCTCCGGGCCGGTCATCTCCCTGACGACGTGCTCCTCCAAGAACGGGACGGTCACGACGCTCTCAGCGAACGCCACCGACGGCGCGAACCCGCTGTTCCCGGTGTCCTtccgcgccgcggcctcctgcGGCACGCCGCCCAAGCTGCCGGCGGGCGCCATCGGCGTCGCGGGGCTCGGGCCGTCGAGCCAGTCGTTCCTGGCGCAGGTCGCGCGCACGCAGAAGGTCGCCAACAAGCTGGCGCTCTGCCTCCCGAGCGACGGCAAGACGACGAGCGGCAACAGCGTGGGCGTGGCAATCTTCGGCGGGGGGCCCCTGATCTTCCCCGACCGGGGCGACTTCACGACGATGCTGGCCGGCACGGCTCCGCTCCGCGGATTCAACGGGTCCCCAGGGTACTACGTCACCGCCACCGGCATCGCCGTGGAGCAGACTCGGATCGGCGTGTCCGGGCCGCTCGTCGTCGGGCTGAGCTCGACGGCCCCCTACACGGCGCTGCGCCCCGACGTGTATGCCGCCTTGGTGAGGGCGTTCGACCAGGCCGCGACCGGGCCCAACTTCCCCTGGATGTCGAgggtcgccgccgtcgcgcccttcGAGCGGTGCTACGACTCGACGAAGCTGCCGCCGACGCGGCTGGGCTACGCCGTGCCGCAGATCGACCTGAACCTGGAGGGCGGGAGCACCTACTTCTTGACCGGCGGCAACTCCATGGTTCAGGTGAGCGCCAACACGGCCTGCCTCGGGTTCGTCCGGGCGGCCGGGCAGGCGCCGGCGGCAGTGCTCGGCGGGTTCCAGATGGAGAACCGCCTGCTGGTGCTCGACGTGGAGAAGAAGCAGCTCGGCTTCACCACCTTTCTCAATGCGGTAGGGCTCTCCTGCAGCAACTTCAACTTCACCCTCGCCGCCTAG